The following coding sequences lie in one Candidatus Micrarchaeia archaeon genomic window:
- a CDS encoding 50S ribosomal protein L14 — protein sequence MKGLGSHIVRCLPVGARVTCHDNSGAKEVEIINVLTLKGVRGRVPTAGIGDVVIASVKKGKPEMVKKVVRALIVRQKKAFKRANGMTVQFEDNAAVLVTEDGLPIGTEIKGVVAKEITERYPKVSAIAPGVI from the coding sequence ATGAAAGGACTCGGTTCTCATATCGTAAGGTGCCTGCCCGTGGGCGCAAGGGTTACCTGCCACGACAACAGCGGCGCCAAGGAAGTTGAAATAATCAACGTGCTCACGCTCAAAGGGGTGCGCGGCCGCGTTCCAACCGCAGGGATAGGGGACGTGGTAATCGCTTCGGTGAAGAAGGGCAAGCCGGAAATGGTGAAGAAAGTGGTGCGCGCCCTCATCGTGAGGCAGAAGAAGGCGTTCAAGCGCGCCAACGGCATGACCGTGCAGTTCGAGGACAACGCAGCAGTCCTTGTGACCGAGGACGGTTTGCCGATAGGCACCGAAATCAAGGGCGTGGTGGCCAAGGAGATTACCGAGAGGTACCCCAAGGTTTCCGCCATAGCCCCCGGAGTGATATAA
- a CDS encoding 30S ribosomal protein S17 produces MDKCDDKNCFVHGNLKVRGSRIVGEVVSDKGKRTVIVERNISSIMPKYNRISKERSRVAAHNPPCINAKTGDTVRIGETRKISKIKAWTVVEVITAAKGKA; encoded by the coding sequence ATGGATAAATGCGATGACAAGAACTGCTTCGTGCACGGAAACCTGAAAGTGAGGGGCTCGAGGATAGTCGGGGAAGTGGTGAGCGACAAGGGCAAGCGCACCGTAATCGTGGAGAGGAACATCTCCAGCATAATGCCCAAGTACAACAGGATTTCAAAAGAGCGCAGCCGGGTCGCAGCGCACAACCCGCCGTGCATAAACGCGAAGACCGGGGACACAGTGCGCATAGGCGAGACGAGGAAGATAAGCAAGATAAAGGCCTGGACCGTTGTCGAAGTGATAACCGCGGCCAAGGGGAAAGCATAA